CGAGATCGTCTTCAACGAGTAGGATCACGTCGGTGTGTCCCGTGAGCGGAGGTTGCGCGGCCGGCGCGCGGGGGGCATGCTCCGATTGTCGGCGCGACACGCCGATGCGTTGAGCGCCTGCCCCCACCGCCTCCCCCGAGCAACCGCGTGAACCGGCGCCGTGCCGCCATGGCCGCCGTGTTCGCGCGGAGCGTCGGGGCGATCGCGCAAGCACCGGTCGATCGCGTGCGCGTGTTCGCGGGTACGTCGAACTCGCGCTGGCAACGCTATCCCGGCGCGGCGGTGCCGTTCGGCATGGTCAAGCTCAGCCCGGACAACCAGGGCAACGTGTGGAACCTGACGCCGATGTGGACGTTGCTCGCGCGGCAGGTCGCGCACGCCGCGCTGGTCGGGGGCGGCGTGCTGCACTCCGTGCTCGGGGCGACGCCCAACACACACTGGGGGGTGGGGCCGTGACGGGCGCCGGTGCGGGCTGGTGGTCGGATCGCGCCGTGACACGCCGCGCCGCACTGGCCGGGCTGTCGCGCCTCGCGGCCGGGTCGGCGCTGGCCGTCCGGCCGTCGTCGGCGCGGGCGGGCGCGGGGACCGCGGCGGCTCCGGACTTCGTGCGGGCCGACGACCCACGCCTCACGGTCGAGGGGCGCACCGCGCCCGGGCCGGACGGCGCGCTCCGGGTCGGCTATCCTGGCGTCGCGCTCCGGTTTCGCGCAGACGCGCCGCGGGTGACGCTGCGCGTGACCGCGTCGAGCGAAGACTGCTACGTCGACGTGGTGGTCGGCGACGGGGCCACGGCCGCCGGGGCGCCGCGCCGCGTGCCGCTCGCGCGCGGCGCGCAGGAACTCGTCCTTCACGACGGCGCGGCCGGGCGGCGTACCTTCGAGGTGCTCAAGCGTACCGAGAGCTGGCAGGGGACGCTGGAGGTCGCCGGGATCGGCGGCGTGGGGTCGATCGAGCCGGTCCCGCTCCCCGCACGACGGCTGCTGTTCGTCGGCGACTCGATCACCTGCGGCGCGTCGAGCGACGTGCCGGACGCGTCGAGCACGGAGGACGGCGCCCAGACCAGCGACGGCGCGAAGAGCTTCGGGCGCGTGCTGGCCGCGCGGTTAGGCGCGGCGTGCCACCTCGTGGGCTACGGCGGCCGCGGGGTGATCCGCGATTGGCGGGGGATCCGCGACGTCGCCAACGCGCCCGTGTTCTACGAGCGCGCGATGCCGGACGACGCCGCGACGCCGTGGGACCACCGCCGGTTCGTCCCACATGGCGTCGGCGTCTGCCTCGGCACGAACGACTTCAACCAGGGCGTTCCCGACGAGAACGAGTTCGTCAACGCGTACGTCGAATTCCTGCGCAAGATGACGCGCGACGCGCCCGACGCCCCGGTGTTCGTGATCGACTCGCCCATCGTCGCCGACACGCCCGCGCTCGGCCACCGCGCGACGATCCTCCGGGACTACCTGGACGAGGTCGTGCGGCGCGTGGACGAGGGGAGCGCGGGCGCGCGCGTCCGGCGCGCGCACGTCGGCCACTACCCGGGCCGCCGGGTGAACAGCCACCCGATCGCGAGCGAGCACGTCGCGATGGCGCGCGAGCTCGAGCCCCAGTTCCGCGCCGCGCTCGGGTGGGAGCGGTGAAGCGGCGCTTCTACCTCGGCCTTCTCGGGCTCGTCTGCTTCGAGGCCGCCGCGGCGTAATTCCTCACGCCGTCGCGCGGGCGTCAACGCATGCGCAGCCTCGCCGTGGCGTCGGCGCTCGATCGGTAGCGCCGGGCCCCGCACGGACGCCCTGAGTAATCGAGGCGCCACGGGGCATCTCGTCCCGCGGCGCACCTCGCAGGAGTTCTGGCATGGTTGGCGCACGTACCAACCCGGCACGATCACGTCCCGACTGCGCACGCGCCGCGCGCGCGGCTTCCCCCTCCCCGCGGCTCGACCCGCGATCGCCCGATGCCGAACGGGCAGGAGACGATGATGGCGAACAATCGCGCCGTGCGGCTGCACGGCTACGGCGGCCCCGACACCGTCACGGTCGACGACGTGCCCGCGCCGCGGGCGGGGCCTGGCGAGGTGACCGTTCGCGTCGCGGTGGCGGGCATGAACCCGTTCGACCGCAAGCTGCGCTCGGGCGCACTCCGGGACGAACTCCCGCTGACGTTTCCCGTCACGCTCGGGGCGGAGCTCGCGGGCACGGTCGAGGCACTCGGCGACGGCGTCGGCGGCCTGACGGTCGGCCAGCGCGTTGTGGGGTGGACCGGCAACCTGGGCGCGTACGCCCGCCTCGTTGCGTTAGGCGCCGCCGCGCTGGTGCCGGTGCCGGACGGGTTGGGCGACGCCGAGGCGGCGGCGGTCCCGGTCGCGGGGCTCACGGCGTCGCAGGCGCTGTTCGAGCACGGCGGGCTCGTCGCCGGGCGGACGGTGCTGATCCACGGCGGGTCGGGCGCCGTGGGGAGCTTCGCGGTCCAGTTGGCCGCGCGGGCCGGTGCGACGGTGATCGCGACCGCGTCGGCGCCGAACCTCGCGTACGTCCGCGAGCTGGGGGCCGCGCGGGCGGTCGACTACGCCGACGCGGCGGCGCTCGCGCAGGTCTCGGCGGTCGACCTCGTCCTCGACCTCGCCGGGCGCGGACTCGACCAGCTCTGGCCGACGCTGAAGCCGGGCGGGACCCTGATCAGCACGGCCGCGTTCGACGTCGCGGCGCGCGCGCCGGCCTCGCTCACCGCGCGCGCGATCCAGATGCACGCCGACGCCGGCCAACTCGCCGCGCTCGTCCGCCGCGTCGCGGATGGCGAGCTCCGCGCGACCGTCGGACGGACGGTCGCGTTCGACGACGCCGCGGCGGTCATCGAGGGGCTCGGCGCGGGGCCGCCGGGCAAGACGGTGCTCGCCGTGCGCTGACCCGGGCGCGTGACGAGCGCGTTGAGGGCGAAGGCGACTGCCCACGTCACCTCGCCGCGGAGTGGCCGAAGGGGACGTTACGTACCGTCGTTGGCGCGGCGTTTACGTCTTCGCCACCTCCGGTGCCGCCCGCGGGCCGCGCCGCTCGCACCACACGTCCCGACCGGACGCCGCGCGGGGCGTCGTCGCCTGACGTCGGCCGCATCCCCGCCGCACGCACGCTGCTCAGCGGCGGAGATACTCCGCGATGCCCGCCATCAGCATCTCGACGCCCACGACGACGAGCAGCATTCCCATCAGCCGTTCCACCGCCGTGAGGCCGCGCTCGCCGAGGACGCGGCGCAGGTCGGACGCGAAGTAGAGGATCACCGCCGAGGCGAGCCACGCGAGGCAGACCGCGCCGAGCCACACCGGCCAGCGCTCGGGTTCGCGGGTCATGAACAGCAATTCGGTGGCGAGCATCGACGGCCCCGCCGTGTACGGGACCGCGAGCGGGACGACGAGGGGTTCCCCGGCCACGTCCTCGCGGAGCGAATGCTCGGCCGTGGGGAACACCATGCGGAGCGCGATGAGGAGCAGCACGAAGCCGCCGCCCGCCGTAAGCGCCGCGCGTGAGACGTGGAGCAGCTCGAGCACGTAGCGGCCCACGAAGAGGAACGCGACGAGGATGCCGAGCGCGATGCACAGCTCGCGCACGATCACGGCGCGGGACCGGTCCGGCTCCACGTGCCGCAGCGCGGCGAGGAAGAGCGGCACGTTCCCGAGCGGGTCCATGACGAAGAAGAGCAGCACGGCGGCGGAGCCGAGGGTCACGACCGATCCCTCGCGCCCGCGCGGTCGCGTCCACGCATGCGGGCGGTTTCAGGTGGGTTGACGTGTACGGGGCCGATCCGGCGGGGACGCTGTACAGTAGCGCGACGGGGCGCCGGCGCTGGGGGCGAACGCGGCAGGTGGCTACGTTCGGACGTGCTCCTGACTGCTCTCGACCTCCTCGGGACCGCCGTGTTCGCCGTCTCGGGCGCGCTCGCCGCGGGACGCAAGCAGCTCGACCTCCTCGGCGTGCTCGTCCTCGCGCTCGTCACCGCCGTGGGCGGCGGGACACTTCGCGACGTGCTGCTCGGGCGGAATCCGATCTTCTGGCTTGCCAGCCCGCGCTACGTGGCGGCGATCGCGGTGGCGGCGCTCCTCACGGTCGCGTACACGCGTCGCTTCCGCCCGCCCGAGAACGCGCTCCTCGTCGCCGACGCGGTCGGACTTGGGGCCTACGCGATCGTCGGCGCGCGCATCGCCGAACGGGCGGGGCTCCCGCCGGCGAGCGCGGTGCTGTTGGGTGCGGTGACCGGGGCCGCAGGCGGCGCGATCCGCGATGTCCTCTGCGCCGAGATCCCGTACGTGCTGCGGCGCGGCAACCTGTACGCGAGCGCCGCGCTCGCCGGTACGGCGGCGTACGTCGGCCTCGAGGCGGCGGGCGTGGCGCGCGACGCAGCCGCCCTCGCAGGTGCGGCGCTCACGATCCTGGTGCGCCTCGGCTCGCTGCGCTGGCAGCTTCAGTTGCCCGTGTACCGCCTGGAGGAGCCGCGCGAGCGCCCGTTGTTCCCGCGGCACGTCACGGCACGTGTCACGGGCGAACACGTCATCCCGGGTCCGCCGCCGGCGCGCTGAGTGGGTTGCCAGTGAGCGGCCCGGCGGGCGGCCGCACCGCGCGCCCTCCGCGGTACGCGCACACCCCTTCGCTCGCGTCGTACAGCAGCAACAACGCGTCCGGCCGCCCGTAGCGCCGCATGAGGTCGTGCATCAGCGCTTCCTCGCCACCCCAGGGGTACCCGAACACCACGTCGAAGTCGTCGAGCGCCCGCCCGAGCTGCAGATAGCCGGACGGTCCCTCGCCGATCGTGCCGGTACGCCGGTCGCCGTCGGGCGCGCGCCACGTGTACCCGGTTGGGAGGAAGCTGCCGACCGCGAACCGCGCCGCCGACTCGTGGCGCGCCGCGAGCGCGCGCGCCGCGGCGACCAGCGACGGGTCGAGCTCGATCCCACAGGCCTCGAAGCCCATGAGGTCGGCCATCACGGTGATGACGCCCGTGGCCGAGCCCCATTCGAGGCAGCGGCGTCCCGGGCGCCGAAGCGGCAGGAGCGCCGCGCGCACGGCCGCGTAGTCGGCCGCCACGAACGGATGAAATGTCGCGCGCCCGGAGCGCCCACCCGTGGGCGCCCGCACGGTCCCGTCGAACTGCTCCCAGAGCGCCCAGCCGTCGTCGCAGAGCCGGTCGAGGCGGCCCGCCAGACGGGCGTCCGCGTCCTCGACGTCCTTGGTCGCCGACGCGTCCGGGCCCATGTCGTCGTCGGGGCGCTTCAGCGCAGGAACCGCCGCGCGACCTGCGCCAGGCGCTCGTCCCCGGCGGCCTCGGCCGCACCGAGCGCTGCTTCGACGTACGGCCGGAGCCGGGGCTCGCCCCAGTAGTAGCCGGTCGCCCGCTCGGCGAGCTGCGTCTCGCTCACCCGGGCCGCCTCAAGCAGGGCGTGCGCGGCCGCGCGATCGAACGCCGGGTCGTCGCGCCCGGGGAGCGCATAGTTGCGGCGGGGCATCTCGCCCTCGGCGTCGTCCCGCAGAAAAGCTCGTGACATGGACCGGGAAGATAGCGCCGCCCGGGCGCCGGACCCGATGGCGTGGGACATGGGCCGGCCGTTTCGCCCGTTCGGCGCGCGGCGGCTACCTTGCGGGGCGCCGCTGGCGCACGTGCCGGCGGGTTCGGCACCCCTGTCGAGTCCTGACCTGTCGGGAGCCGCCATGTTGAGCAGACGCGCATTCCTCGCCGCCGGCGCCGCCGCGGCCGCACTCGGCACCACGGGCAGGGCCGCCGCGACACCGCCCGGCGCGGTGGTGCTCGATCCGTCGCGGGGCGGCCGCGGGCCGACCCACGCCGACCATCTCGACCGGCTCGGCGTCGGCCTCTTTACGCTGCCCAAGTCGCTGGAGCGGGACTTCGACGGCACGCTCGCGATGATGGCAGCGCTCGGCTACCAGGAGGTCGAACTGTTCGGGCCGTACCCGTTCAGCACGCCCGCGGCGCAGGCGGGGTGGAAAGCCGCCGGCGCCACGCTCGGCTTCTCGGGGAGTGGCTTCTTTGGACGCACGGCGGCGCAGGTGCGCGAGAGCCTCGACCGCCACGGGCTGACGTCACCGTCGATGCACGTGGACCTCGACACGCTGCGCGACCGGCTGGACCAGGTCGGGGAGGCGGCGCACGCGGTCGGGTGGCAGTACGCGGGCATCGCGATGATCCCGCCCGAGCGCCGGCGCACGCTCGACGACTACCGCCGGATGGCCGACGAGCTGAACGCGATCGGCCGACGCGCGCAGCCGATGGGCTTCAAGGTGCTCTACCACAACCACGGTTACGGGCTCACGCCGATGGCGGGGCAGATCCCCGTGCGCCTGCTCTTCGACCGGCTCGATCCCGAGGTGGTGGCGCTCGAGATGGACGTGTTCTGGACGGTGGCCGGCGGCGCCGACCCAGTCGAGTTGCTCGACGCGTACCCGCGGCTCTACCGGCTCATGCACGTCAAGGACATGACCAAGCAGGCCCGCTTTACACGCGGGGGCGAC
The Gemmatimonadetes bacterium T265 genome window above contains:
- a CDS encoding oxidoreductase, whose translation is MPNGQETMMANNRAVRLHGYGGPDTVTVDDVPAPRAGPGEVTVRVAVAGMNPFDRKLRSGALRDELPLTFPVTLGAELAGTVEALGDGVGGLTVGQRVVGWTGNLGAYARLVALGAAALVPVPDGLGDAEAAAVPVAGLTASQALFEHGGLVAGRTVLIHGGSGAVGSFAVQLAARAGATVIATASAPNLAYVRELGAARAVDYADAAALAQVSAVDLVLDLAGRGLDQLWPTLKPGGTLISTAAFDVAARAPASLTARAIQMHADAGQLAALVRRVADGELRATVGRTVAFDDAAAVIEGLGAGPPGKTVLAVR
- a CDS encoding UPF0056 inner membrane protein; this translates as MTLGSAAVLLFFVMDPLGNVPLFLAALRHVEPDRSRAVIVRELCIALGILVAFLFVGRYVLELLHVSRAALTAGGGFVLLLIALRMVFPTAEHSLREDVAGEPLVVPLAVPYTAGPSMLATELLFMTREPERWPVWLGAVCLAWLASAVILYFASDLRRVLGERGLTAVERLMGMLLVVVGVEMLMAGIAEYLRR
- a CDS encoding membrane protein — protein: MFAVSGALAAGRKQLDLLGVLVLALVTAVGGGTLRDVLLGRNPIFWLASPRYVAAIAVAALLTVAYTRRFRPPENALLVADAVGLGAYAIVGARIAERAGLPPASAVLLGAVTGAAGGAIRDVLCAEIPYVLRRGNLYASAALAGTAAYVGLEAAGVARDAAALAGAALTILVRLGSLRWQLQLPVYRLEEPRERPLFPRHVTARVTGEHVIPGPPPAR